In one Zobellia galactanivorans genomic region, the following are encoded:
- a CDS encoding transposase, whose protein sequence is MYTFTEKGLFLNTDAGFDSKDFRSACARRGINANICFNKRNGSVDDRDEYFDQDLYAQRYAVERTNAWIDSFRSLLNRFDTTVESWKGFNYLSFIVTALKKIKLKKFK, encoded by the coding sequence ATATATACCTTTACCGAAAAGGGGCTCTTCCTCAACACCGATGCGGGGTTCGACTCCAAGGATTTTCGGTCGGCCTGTGCAAGAAGGGGCATCAATGCCAATATATGTTTCAACAAACGTAACGGCAGTGTGGATGACAGGGACGAATATTTTGACCAGGACCTTTATGCCCAGAGATATGCCGTGGAACGCACCAATGCATGGATCGATAGTTTCAGGTCACTGCTCAACAGGTTCGATACCACCGTTGAGAGCTGGAAAGGGTTCAACTACCTGTCATTCATAGTAACCGCCCTGAAAAAAATCAAACTAAAAAAGTTTAAATGA